Proteins from a genomic interval of Schistocerca piceifrons isolate TAMUIC-IGC-003096 chromosome 3, iqSchPice1.1, whole genome shotgun sequence:
- the LOC124789760 gene encoding piggyBac transposable element-derived protein 4-like — translation MMRHIKHCTEAEARHRTQDDSWTVDTEELDAFVAVMYARGVYGAKYFPLKSLWSTVWRPLFFRQTMGQNKVIEIMKYMRFDTKSTRSERLKADKFALVSDTWNAFIENRVSCYKTEPYLTVDEQLLLSKTRCPFTQYIASKSDKFGIKFWLLVGVSSKYILNGFPYTSADPLRLADQGVGENVVLRLMGPYLGKSLNVTTDSHFTSLSLAHRLRAASTTLVGTLNRNRREVPPAAKTRKQTLHSTIVYKNDEGTTSTVYQGKTNKNVLLLSSLHSHVSLSDSQKKTPVTVQFYNETKFGFDVVDQMTRMCSAKAGTRHWPMHVFYNILDLAAINSWVLYKEVTGMRLSRRKHIFDLCEELQAQYVSPRNKEPDQNHVDTKGRPQRATKREKCKIRTSCKGNHTATVCSGCEKAVCGKSEKRRRV, via the coding sequence ATGATGCGTCACATCAAGCACTGTACTGAAGCTGAGGCTCGTCATCGAACACAAGATGATTCCTGGACAGTAGACACTGAAGAACTGGATGCTTTTGTTGCCGTAATGTATGCAAGAGGAGTGTATGGGGCAAAGTATTTTCCTCTCAAAAGTCTATGGTCAACAGTATGGCGTCCTCTGTTTTTCAGACAAACTATGGGACAAAACAAAGTTATCGAAATAATGAAGTATATGAGGTTTGACACCAAGTCCACTAGATCTGAACGCCTCAAGGCTGACAAATTTGCTCTTGTCTCAGATACTTGGAATGCTTTCATAGAAAACAGGGTGTCATGCTATAAAACAGAACCTTATCTTACAGTTGATGAACAACTTTTGCTGTCTAAAACAAGATGCCCATTCACACAATATATTGCAAGCAAGTCAGATAAGTTTGGCATAAAATTCTGGTTACTTGTAGGTGTTTCTAGTAAATACATACTGAATGGATTCCCATACACTAGTGCTGATCCCCTTCGACTAGCTGACCAAGGCGTAGGTGAAAATGTTGTTCTTAGGCTCATGGGACCATACTTAGGCAAAAGTTTGAATGTCACTACTGACAGTCACTTTACTTCACTAAGCCTTGCACACCGTCTGAGGGCAGCATCCACAACTTTAGTAGGTACTTTGAACCGTAATCGAAGGGAGGTGCCTCCTGCTGCAAAGACCAGAAAACAAACACTCCACTCGACTATTGTGTATAAAAATGATGAGGGAACAACATCAACAGTTTATCAAGGGAAAACAAATAAGAATGTTTTGTTACTGAGTTCACTTCACTCTCATGTATCACTGTCTGATAGTCAGAAGAAGACTCCTGTAACAGTGCAATTctacaatgaaacaaaatttgggTTCGATGTTGTCGATCAAATGACAAGAATGTGCTCTGCAAAAGCCGGTACAAGACATTGGCCAATGCATGTATTTTACAACATTCTTGATTTGGCTGCCATAAATTCCTGGGTGTTGTATAAGGAAGTGACTGGTATGCGACTTAGCAGGCGGAAGCATATTTTTGATTTGTGTGAAGAGCTTCAAGCGCAGTATGTATCACCAAGAAATAAAGAGCCAGACCAGAATCATGTAGACACTAAAGGCAGACCACAGAGGGCAACTAAGAGAGAGAAGTGTAAAATCCGTACCTCATGTAAAGGAAACCATACTGCTACTGTTTGTTCAGGTTGTGAGAAAGCAGTATGTGGCAAATCTGAGAAGAGAAGACGAGTGTGA